The Halorussus salinus genome contains a region encoding:
- a CDS encoding phage NrS-1 polymerase family protein, with translation MDSESLVGVSVLPDELCEREQWVCWKEEQRDGKATKIPVTPGSGGFASSTDSETWTGLETALNYIEAGNADGVGFVFTDDDLIVGVDLDDCRDPETEEADEAARDIIERLDSYTEVSPSGTGYHVLIKGDLPEGRNRRGSFELYETARFFTVTGDHVEETPTRVARRQDALSAIHREYVQDTDDSSEAEPDPREGADEDPTTDGPREVDVDLADEELLEKAMNASNGAKFERLWKGNTGGYDSQSEADMALCNMLAFWTGGDQTRMDDLFRQSGLLREKWDEVHYADGSTYGEKTIERAVGNTSAFYDPEPKKELARDSTATGDSSVDTGREDSARSQAYLTEKNRLLAERVEELETLLEWKNDRIDKLEAEVEQLTDELAERQQATNQTHEGQGVAGSPDDGESQSESVWGRTKRLFGNDPDS, from the coding sequence ATGGATTCTGAGTCACTAGTCGGGGTCTCGGTGCTTCCGGATGAGTTGTGTGAGCGCGAGCAGTGGGTGTGCTGGAAGGAGGAGCAACGGGATGGGAAGGCGACGAAGATTCCGGTGACACCGGGGTCGGGTGGGTTCGCGTCCTCGACGGATTCGGAGACGTGGACGGGATTGGAGACCGCGCTCAACTACATCGAAGCAGGGAACGCGGACGGCGTCGGGTTCGTCTTTACCGATGATGATCTCATCGTTGGCGTGGACCTCGACGATTGCCGGGACCCTGAAACCGAGGAGGCTGACGAGGCGGCACGTGACATCATTGAGCGTCTCGACTCGTACACCGAGGTTTCACCATCTGGAACTGGGTATCACGTGCTGATTAAAGGCGACCTCCCTGAGGGCCGGAATCGACGTGGAAGCTTCGAGCTGTATGAGACGGCACGGTTTTTCACCGTGACCGGCGACCACGTTGAGGAGACGCCGACGCGTGTTGCACGGCGGCAGGATGCGCTCTCGGCCATTCATCGTGAGTACGTCCAAGACACCGACGACAGTTCGGAGGCCGAACCTGACCCGCGTGAGGGCGCTGACGAGGACCCTACGACGGATGGGCCACGTGAAGTTGACGTTGACCTCGCAGATGAGGAGTTGCTGGAGAAGGCGATGAATGCGTCGAATGGGGCGAAGTTCGAGCGTCTCTGGAAAGGGAATACGGGTGGATATGATAGTCAGTCGGAAGCGGATATGGCGCTCTGCAATATGCTAGCGTTCTGGACTGGCGGCGACCAAACCCGGATGGACGATCTGTTTCGCCAGTCTGGGTTGCTCCGTGAGAAATGGGATGAGGTCCACTATGCAGACGGTTCGACGTACGGAGAGAAGACCATCGAACGAGCAGTAGGGAATACCTCGGCGTTCTACGACCCAGAACCGAAAAAAGAGTTGGCTCGGGACTCTACCGCAACGGGGGACTCCTCGGTTGATACTGGCCGTGAGGACTCAGCTCGTAGTCAGGCGTATCTCACCGAGAAGAATCGGCTGTTGGCCGAGCGTGTCGAAGAACTGGAGACGCTCCTCGAATGGAAGAACGACCGCATTGACAAACTCGAAGCGGAAGTCGAGCAACTCACAGATGAACTCGCGGAGCGTCAGCAAGCGACGAACCAGACTCACGAGGGGCAGGGTGTTGCTGGGAGTCCGGATGATGGGGAGTCACAGTCGGAGTCTGTCTGGGGGCGGACGAAGCGGTTGTTCGGAAACGACCCTGACTCGTAG